From the genome of Deinococcus roseus, one region includes:
- a CDS encoding type II secretion system protein GspD: protein MKKILLPFLAALSLSACVASAASLTLQQDQDSVILASPEAIRYTADSLSHTLILTDADLPAESLLNLGITWKQDGKNLVLTLPKNLWYYLSPDGKRLFISAPSLSGSTVLSAPSNENREAIMYYLKSADPAKVSSLLVKLHPSVRVEVDDRQRAMVVYVLPQEKEKVGKLIKQLDAERPQVIFEAEILEINQNNSEKLGIDYEAALGISISEATPASLFKFGKFTRSPIGTGKSGGGGIGFTLNFLKSNDVAQVLARPRVTALDGVEARINSTRSQVIVVSKDGNQSFQTLTTGITMRLLPKVSPDGVIESNITVTVSIPSTTTTSGELSYSTREASTTVRVRNGEPIVIGGLIENRTSEAVKKLPILGDLPLIGGLFRSTYTTNQRSDLVIIVTPRLIVPDEFPASEVNLDAAPAVPTQPVQAPALETPQP, encoded by the coding sequence ATGAAGAAAATCCTGCTGCCTTTCCTTGCTGCCCTTTCCCTCTCTGCTTGCGTTGCTTCTGCCGCTTCCCTCACCTTACAGCAAGACCAGGATTCGGTGATTCTGGCGAGTCCAGAGGCCATCCGTTACACTGCAGACAGCCTCAGCCACACCCTGATCCTCACGGACGCGGACCTTCCTGCAGAAAGCCTGCTGAACCTGGGCATCACCTGGAAGCAGGACGGTAAAAACCTAGTTCTCACCTTGCCCAAAAACCTCTGGTATTACCTCTCTCCAGATGGCAAGCGGCTCTTCATCAGTGCACCTTCCCTGAGTGGCAGCACCGTGCTGAGCGCCCCCAGCAACGAGAACCGCGAAGCCATCATGTACTACCTGAAAAGCGCTGACCCTGCCAAAGTCAGCAGTTTGCTGGTCAAACTGCACCCCAGTGTGCGGGTGGAGGTGGACGACCGCCAGCGGGCCATGGTGGTGTATGTTTTGCCGCAGGAAAAAGAAAAAGTCGGGAAGTTGATCAAGCAACTTGATGCCGAACGCCCCCAGGTGATCTTCGAGGCCGAAATCCTGGAGATCAACCAGAACAACTCTGAAAAACTGGGGATCGATTACGAGGCTGCCCTGGGCATCAGCATTTCTGAGGCCACCCCGGCCAGTCTGTTCAAGTTCGGCAAATTCACCCGCAGCCCCATCGGCACCGGGAAATCCGGCGGGGGCGGCATTGGCTTCACGCTGAACTTCCTGAAAAGCAACGATGTGGCGCAGGTGCTGGCCCGACCCCGCGTGACCGCACTCGATGGGGTGGAGGCCCGCATCAACAGCACCCGCTCACAGGTGATTGTGGTGTCCAAAGACGGCAACCAGTCGTTCCAGACGCTCACCACCGGGATCACCATGCGCCTCCTGCCCAAAGTCTCACCGGATGGGGTGATCGAATCGAACATCACCGTCACGGTCTCGATTCCCTCCACCACCACCACCAGTGGGGAATTGAGTTACTCCACCCGGGAAGCCAGCACCACCGTGCGGGTCAGGAACGGAGAGCCCATCGTGATTGGCGGCCTGATCGAGAACCGCACCAGCGAAGCCGTCAAGAAACTGCCCATCCTGGGGGATTTGCCGTTGATTGGGGGGCTCTTCAGAAGCACCTACACCACAAATCAGCGCAGCGATCTGGTGATCATCGTGACCCCCAGGCTGATTGTCCCCGATGAATTCCCGGCCAGCGAAGTGAACCTGGACGCTGCACCTGCAGTTCCAACCCAGCCTGTGCAGGCCCCTGCCCTGGAGACCCCCCAGCCATGA